The following coding sequences lie in one Leptospira ryugenii genomic window:
- a CDS encoding VanZ family protein — protein sequence MEKRPFPFSPFVDSLLGEKILIIAKKHGLSEDFLLSSLKKNLSLPEFYFTPNSQKQTLMVRYPNLIRKLIESGDFNGLVDIFLKISKGQTQEFEIPAIDLSFELIEWLLTGFEMKNQIADILNALFGVSEFQESWIEEIWIEYQKEL from the coding sequence ATGGAAAAAAGACCTTTTCCTTTTTCACCTTTCGTTGATTCTCTGTTAGGTGAAAAAATTCTCATCATAGCGAAGAAACATGGATTAAGTGAAGATTTTCTTTTATCATCGCTTAAAAAGAATCTCTCTTTGCCAGAATTCTATTTCACGCCAAATTCTCAGAAGCAGACTCTGATGGTGAGGTATCCGAATCTTATTCGAAAGTTGATCGAGAGTGGAGACTTCAATGGATTGGTGGACATATTTTTAAAAATTTCAAAAGGCCAAACCCAAGAGTTTGAGATACCTGCCATTGATTTGAGTTTTGAACTCATAGAATGGCTGTTAACTGGATTTGAAATGAAAAACCAAATAGCTGATATTCTCAATGCTTTGTTTGGGGTTTCAGAATTCCAAGAATCTTGGATCGAAGAAATATGGATAGAATACCAAAAGGAGTTGTGA
- a CDS encoding HU family DNA-binding protein: MATATPMKKSEMLSELAEITGMTKKNVAAFLDAYVELAYKETKKNGVFVIPGLGKLVKRNRPKRKGRNPATGESIVIPAKTVVKFTLSKSAKDAIVPPKK; this comes from the coding sequence ATGGCAACTGCAACCCCAATGAAAAAGTCTGAGATGTTATCAGAACTTGCTGAAATCACAGGAATGACTAAGAAGAACGTCGCGGCATTTCTTGATGCTTATGTGGAATTAGCTTACAAAGAAACCAAAAAAAATGGCGTATTTGTAATCCCAGGTTTGGGAAAACTAGTGAAACGAAACCGTCCCAAAAGAAAAGGTAGAAATCCTGCGACAGGTGAATCCATTGTGATTCCTGCAAAAACTGTTGTTAAATTTACTCTTTCCAAGTCTGCAAAAGACGCAATTGTTCCACCTAAAAAATAA
- a CDS encoding STAS domain-containing protein: MPKLFFSKVIVVWKRTKFELDLESFGSLSAYERVTKDKPEVYERTLASHERQISSRKYLRERVFPNADFVFREEFEDLLKKKKYDLVISHGGDNHFTYVAHQVANIPLIGVNSDPFTSVGALLSYTAEELEKEVQQSFIGSEIEQWSLITTQIEYPDGTKVDTVPAVCELSIRNNSPDLTSRYWISYQGTKEEQKCSGLLVYTGAGSTGWISSCFPKKFPPFAKQEPYFHVYAREIRSKQTGYEFSLADFRALDEVEVISEMNGGIAVDSLTERHYSFPPYSKARFKLSNDTLSVVVPKGRGKTMQELPYEIEREKVNGTVIVQIKGRMESGPLDKITQTILDEMVAPERKHLIIDFSELRYISSLGIRMILDVKLSLQKKSKDVALVGVSSSIAQVFHLLGLSGAFQFFESRPEAFQYFEGKNKS, from the coding sequence ATGCCAAAACTCTTCTTTTCCAAAGTGATTGTCGTATGGAAACGAACTAAATTCGAATTGGACCTTGAGTCTTTTGGATCCCTTAGTGCCTACGAGAGAGTCACAAAAGATAAACCAGAAGTTTATGAGAGAACTCTTGCATCTCACGAAAGGCAGATTTCTTCCCGTAAATACCTTCGTGAAAGAGTATTCCCAAATGCTGACTTTGTCTTTCGAGAGGAGTTTGAAGACTTACTCAAAAAGAAAAAGTATGATCTAGTCATTTCACATGGAGGAGACAATCATTTCACTTATGTTGCCCACCAAGTAGCCAATATTCCCTTGATAGGAGTCAACTCTGATCCATTTACATCGGTTGGAGCTCTCCTTAGTTATACGGCAGAGGAATTAGAAAAAGAAGTGCAACAGAGTTTCATAGGTTCAGAAATCGAACAGTGGAGTCTCATCACAACTCAGATTGAATACCCAGATGGGACCAAGGTGGATACTGTGCCTGCCGTGTGTGAACTTTCCATCCGCAACAATAGCCCTGACTTGACCTCACGCTATTGGATCTCATACCAAGGCACTAAAGAGGAGCAGAAATGCTCAGGTTTGCTTGTATACACTGGTGCTGGCTCTACTGGATGGATTTCCTCCTGTTTCCCTAAGAAATTCCCACCTTTTGCAAAACAAGAACCATACTTTCATGTCTATGCAAGGGAAATCAGAAGCAAACAAACAGGGTATGAGTTTTCCTTGGCAGATTTCAGGGCTTTGGATGAAGTGGAAGTAATCTCGGAGATGAATGGGGGAATCGCTGTCGACTCGCTTACAGAACGACATTACTCATTCCCACCTTACTCTAAGGCAAGATTCAAATTGTCGAATGATACTCTCTCCGTTGTGGTTCCGAAAGGAAGAGGAAAAACAATGCAGGAATTACCTTACGAAATCGAACGAGAAAAGGTGAACGGTACAGTGATTGTTCAGATTAAAGGTCGAATGGAATCAGGGCCTCTTGATAAAATCACTCAAACCATCCTAGATGAAATGGTGGCTCCTGAACGAAAGCACCTCATCATCGATTTCTCAGAACTTCGTTATATCTCCAGTTTAGGTATACGAATGATTCTCGATGTGAAATTAAGCCTACAGAAAAAATCCAAAGACGTAGCCTTAGTGGGTGTTAGTAGCTCTATTGCCCAAGTCTTTCACCTGCTTGGACTTTCAGGTGCCTTCCAATTTTTTGAAAGTAGACCAGAAGCCTTCCAGTACTTTGAGGGCAAAAACAAATCCTAA
- a CDS encoding HDOD domain-containing protein, translated as MPDSPLVAFQEEFLSGKPAQKDYVHFSEVNCHDLDLWIGRICRSVSLEFLHEILFTILNELLVNGCKANAKRVFFREKSLNLQEPSDYKKGISLFKFQFGHHRTELFRQLENTEYLVNVIAKNHPQYLEFKVSNNAKILEEERNRINQRILASEKYKNINDAYKESVDSEESSGLGIVLIHILLRNSGVKEKFFELKTEEHLTTVTVRIPKLLLPIDSQTKIRNILTQEVESLPPLSAHIQHLIREVKKKDSDWHPLAEEVKREPAVTAEILKIANSPLFGAHQKVILMEEALKRIGLKNLESILLTLGARKILNGKYDKQIAIWSHSFKVSLYVRFLGEQIHTYAKFAEVASVSGLLHDIGRMVLLSLDLSLVDQIRVLKSEDNTQLSEWVEEYTLGITHSEIGYMIGKKWNFPEEILDVIRFHHKPWLCRTSNEVYCRLVYLSDIMASTHRGKGNYYTIEPEVLSTFGIYDEKSFQELLAHLKRKYESKKEEYERILS; from the coding sequence ATGCCAGATTCTCCACTAGTGGCTTTCCAAGAAGAATTTCTTTCCGGAAAACCCGCCCAGAAAGATTATGTCCATTTTTCAGAGGTCAATTGCCACGACCTAGATCTATGGATTGGTAGAATCTGCCGTTCTGTCTCCTTGGAATTTTTGCATGAAATTCTCTTTACCATCCTAAATGAGCTTCTTGTCAATGGCTGCAAAGCAAATGCCAAACGGGTTTTTTTCCGCGAAAAGTCACTCAACCTACAAGAACCATCGGATTATAAAAAAGGAATTTCCCTCTTCAAATTCCAATTTGGGCACCATCGTACGGAACTCTTTCGACAGTTAGAGAATACCGAGTATCTCGTCAATGTGATCGCAAAAAACCATCCACAATACCTCGAGTTTAAAGTGTCCAACAATGCAAAGATTCTTGAAGAAGAGAGAAACCGAATCAACCAAAGAATCCTAGCTTCAGAAAAATACAAAAATATCAATGATGCGTATAAAGAGTCTGTAGATTCCGAAGAAAGCTCTGGGCTTGGCATTGTGCTCATACATATCCTACTTAGAAACTCAGGAGTGAAAGAAAAGTTTTTTGAATTAAAAACCGAAGAGCACCTGACAACTGTTACGGTAAGAATACCTAAACTTTTACTCCCCATTGATTCTCAAACCAAAATCAGAAATATACTTACGCAAGAAGTAGAAAGTTTACCTCCACTTTCCGCTCACATCCAACATTTGATTCGTGAAGTCAAAAAGAAAGACTCTGATTGGCACCCTCTTGCTGAGGAAGTAAAACGAGAACCAGCCGTAACAGCGGAAATTTTAAAAATTGCAAACTCTCCTTTATTTGGCGCACACCAAAAAGTCATTTTAATGGAAGAAGCCCTTAAGCGAATTGGACTAAAGAATTTAGAATCGATCCTTCTTACATTAGGGGCACGTAAAATTCTGAATGGAAAGTATGACAAACAAATTGCGATTTGGTCCCACTCCTTTAAAGTTAGCTTGTATGTTCGATTTTTAGGAGAGCAAATACATACCTATGCAAAATTTGCAGAGGTAGCATCTGTTTCTGGTCTTTTACATGACATTGGAAGGATGGTCTTGTTGAGTTTGGATCTAAGCCTTGTAGATCAAATTCGTGTTTTGAAAAGCGAGGATAACACTCAACTGTCCGAATGGGTAGAAGAATACACCCTTGGCATAACACACTCAGAGATTGGCTATATGATTGGGAAAAAGTGGAATTTTCCTGAGGAGATTTTAGACGTCATTCGATTCCATCATAAACCCTGGCTTTGCCGCACATCCAATGAAGTGTATTGTCGACTTGTCTATTTGAGTGATATCATGGCAAGTACGCATAGGGGAAAGGGAAATTATTATACGATTGAACCTGAGGTACTATCGACATTCGGAATTTACGATGAAAAATCATTTCAGGAACTCCTTGCTCATCTCAAACGTAAGTACGAATCTAAAAAAGAAGAATATGAAAGGATCTTATCATGA
- a CDS encoding Crp/Fnr family transcriptional regulator has translation MSKISIPAGQRIFKEGELNNSMYIILQGNVEIYFTVNNSQTRLAIMKPGDFFGEMALFSSKPRSATARTITSAELAIIESKQQLENFLVKNPKFAAKMVSIMADRLARTNELLISSMEKSVAKKIEYSTGDKEAHTSPNDVEDIP, from the coding sequence ATGAGCAAGATCAGCATTCCTGCCGGACAAAGAATATTCAAAGAAGGTGAGTTGAATAATTCTATGTACATCATTCTTCAAGGGAATGTGGAAATCTATTTCACGGTGAACAATAGCCAAACGAGATTAGCTATCATGAAACCTGGTGATTTTTTTGGTGAAATGGCCTTGTTTAGCTCCAAACCCAGAAGTGCAACCGCTCGGACTATCACTTCTGCCGAACTGGCAATCATAGAAAGCAAACAGCAATTAGAAAATTTTTTAGTTAAGAATCCAAAGTTTGCAGCAAAGATGGTGTCGATTATGGCAGATCGTCTCGCACGCACGAATGAATTGTTGATCTCAAGCATGGAGAAATCAGTTGCGAAAAAGATAGAATACAGCACTGGTGATAAGGAAGCACACACCTCACCGAATGATGTAGAAGATATTCCTTAA
- a CDS encoding acyltransferase family protein — MDWELLGIALIGIFYLCYRVSGENSPIWQKNKNGRDTTLDQLRGLAMIGIVCIHIHSYFSFFHPKDTQILTYTLLFSNLSRFSVPLFIFASSLFLSKKEGYWLNKGKSLVLPYLLASCIGYFVKYSNLSLLDLSAKILFGEVFTPYYFVPLLFQFYLLYYFLFLEKWNYLSLVLVSILSLIVNFLSNLGLLDELLPKQYHAISIFNYIGFFFLGILLKNSKNSNSLPKQALISYLLPFTISMGVLIIFYSYKHIDLKNHHLGYPILMVLFLREILASQSVGKMSKFLGFVGKNSLYIFLIHPFVIHYMHAIDPYFFFNPLVGYLITLILNIGIPTLIAYLITYRSQTFAN; from the coding sequence ATGGACTGGGAATTACTAGGAATTGCACTAATCGGGATTTTTTATCTTTGCTATCGGGTTTCTGGGGAGAACTCTCCAATCTGGCAAAAGAACAAAAATGGAAGGGATACTACCTTAGACCAGCTAAGAGGCTTGGCTATGATTGGAATTGTTTGTATTCACATTCATTCATATTTTTCCTTTTTCCACCCAAAAGACACGCAGATCCTTACATATACCCTACTCTTTTCCAATCTCAGTCGTTTCTCAGTACCTTTATTTATATTTGCTTCTTCATTATTTCTGAGTAAAAAAGAAGGCTATTGGTTGAACAAAGGGAAGTCATTGGTTTTGCCGTATTTATTGGCTTCTTGTATTGGATATTTTGTAAAGTATTCTAATCTTTCACTTTTGGATTTAAGTGCAAAAATCCTTTTTGGGGAAGTATTCACTCCTTATTACTTTGTACCACTACTCTTTCAGTTTTATCTGCTATACTATTTTCTTTTCCTAGAAAAATGGAATTATCTGAGTTTAGTTTTGGTTTCTATACTTTCGTTAATTGTTAACTTTCTGTCAAATTTGGGATTGTTAGATGAATTGCTGCCAAAACAATACCATGCAATTTCAATCTTTAACTATATTGGTTTCTTTTTCCTCGGAATACTTTTGAAAAACTCGAAGAATTCAAACTCACTTCCTAAACAAGCACTGATATCATATTTACTACCCTTTACAATCTCAATGGGAGTGCTCATCATTTTTTATAGTTATAAGCATATCGATCTTAAAAATCACCATCTAGGTTACCCAATCTTGATGGTATTATTTCTGAGAGAAATACTCGCTTCCCAATCTGTTGGTAAAATGTCAAAGTTCCTTGGATTTGTAGGCAAAAACAGTTTGTATATCTTTTTAATCCACCCTTTTGTTATCCACTATATGCACGCTATTGATCCGTATTTCTTCTTCAATCCCTTGGTTGGTTATCTTATCACTTTGATTTTAAACATCGGCATACCAACCCTCATCGCATATCTGATTACATACCGTTCCCAAACTTTTGCAAATTGA
- a CDS encoding NADPH-dependent FMN reductase, with product MKISLISGSHRKNSQSTKVTSFVQGILEKKHGIKTQTFDLGEKPLPVWEPGMWQKDSEIKQFWKTYSNGLTESDGFIFFSPEYSGMASPALKNFFLFISGADFAHKPGLLFSISSGRGGAYPISELRSSSYKNTRIVYVPDHVIVRNVEKVLNDVNAIDEDDTMIRERIEYSLAVFLEYSKALQTVRSSGTINLQKFGNGM from the coding sequence ATGAAGATATCGTTAATTTCAGGGAGCCATCGGAAAAATTCTCAATCAACTAAAGTAACCTCCTTTGTCCAAGGCATTCTTGAGAAAAAACACGGAATCAAGACTCAGACATTCGATTTAGGGGAAAAACCTCTCCCAGTTTGGGAGCCAGGTATGTGGCAGAAAGATTCTGAAATTAAACAATTTTGGAAGACTTATTCAAATGGACTTACGGAGTCAGATGGATTCATTTTCTTCTCACCAGAGTATTCTGGTATGGCAAGCCCTGCTTTAAAAAATTTCTTTCTATTTATCAGTGGTGCCGATTTCGCTCACAAACCTGGCTTACTTTTTTCAATATCATCCGGTAGAGGAGGAGCCTATCCTATTTCCGAGTTGAGATCCTCGAGTTATAAGAATACTAGAATAGTCTATGTTCCTGATCACGTTATTGTACGGAATGTAGAAAAGGTTTTGAACGATGTCAATGCGATCGATGAGGATGATACTATGATTAGGGAGAGAATTGAATATAGTCTCGCTGTATTTTTGGAATATAGCAAAGCTCTCCAGACGGTCCGTTCAAGTGGAACAATCAATTTGCAAAAGTTTGGGAACGGTATGTAA
- a CDS encoding DUF1569 domain-containing protein, whose amino-acid sequence MKAPQKYKSISDVEDELNIIISCNRKPKYDLSIYQIMNFIAEFIELSIQSADQKRIFNTWHRIIGKYKFAKLMSSGFYSKASQVYGFPSKAESGDEKSAEMRLRTALTAFKLHSGPFGSHPIYGDLDKKQWEKVISILSGFLFGYIHLEGDEKARFLRDKELQKEKHEKRKQDQKESKYLSDKNSKNHKHNNRNKNRNWKNKKRHHKKDNRNQGEGAK is encoded by the coding sequence ATGAAAGCGCCACAAAAGTATAAATCAATTTCGGATGTAGAAGATGAGTTGAACATCATTATATCTTGCAATCGTAAACCTAAATACGATTTATCAATTTACCAAATTATGAACTTCATTGCAGAGTTTATTGAATTGTCCATTCAGTCAGCAGACCAAAAGCGAATCTTCAATACTTGGCATAGGATTATAGGTAAATATAAATTCGCAAAACTCATGTCATCTGGATTCTATTCAAAGGCCTCCCAGGTGTATGGATTCCCATCAAAGGCTGAATCTGGAGATGAAAAATCTGCTGAGATGAGGCTTCGCACAGCTTTAACTGCTTTCAAACTACATTCGGGACCTTTCGGAAGCCATCCTATTTATGGAGATCTTGATAAAAAACAATGGGAAAAAGTAATAAGTATCTTATCGGGTTTCTTGTTCGGATATATTCATCTAGAAGGCGATGAGAAGGCTCGGTTTTTAAGGGACAAGGAATTACAAAAGGAAAAACACGAAAAGCGAAAACAAGACCAAAAAGAGAGTAAATATCTCTCTGATAAGAATTCTAAAAATCACAAACATAACAATAGAAATAAAAATAGAAATTGGAAAAATAAAAAGAGACACCATAAAAAAGATAATCGTAATCAAGGCGAAGGTGCAAAATGA
- a CDS encoding ParB/RepB/Spo0J family partition protein has product MSKRSEFKALDLISAYTEKKNNPSVIEMELIVPNPIQPRLIGKEDVEDLVLSMKRLGLIEPIIVRKEKNRYTIVAGERRFRAATKLGWSTIPAVVTDADEDVCYEMALAENEKRKNLNPWEVGRAIQYLRKEKKKTADEVAELLGYSERYIKQLSSIARLDQKSVMELLISGKPLSVKNLESLLKSKENRGGEMVSPQKKHRFSLSLDLSKLSSKNRENLQKEISNILKKYGLSI; this is encoded by the coding sequence ATGTCCAAAAGAAGTGAGTTCAAAGCTCTGGACTTAATCTCTGCTTACACCGAGAAAAAAAATAATCCAAGTGTTATTGAGATGGAGCTTATTGTACCAAATCCCATTCAACCAAGATTAATTGGAAAAGAAGATGTAGAAGATTTGGTACTCTCCATGAAACGATTGGGTTTAATTGAGCCTATCATCGTACGCAAAGAAAAGAATCGTTATACAATTGTTGCTGGCGAAAGAAGATTTAGAGCCGCGACAAAGCTTGGTTGGTCTACTATTCCCGCGGTGGTTACTGATGCAGATGAGGATGTCTGCTATGAAATGGCATTAGCAGAGAATGAAAAAAGGAAAAATTTAAATCCTTGGGAAGTAGGTAGGGCGATTCAATATCTCAGGAAAGAGAAGAAAAAAACTGCGGATGAGGTCGCAGAATTACTGGGATACTCAGAAAGGTATATAAAACAACTTAGTTCAATTGCGAGATTAGACCAAAAATCAGTAATGGAACTTTTGATATCAGGAAAACCTCTTTCCGTTAAAAATTTGGAGTCTTTGCTTAAATCTAAAGAGAATAGAGGGGGTGAAATGGTTTCACCCCAAAAAAAACATCGATTCTCGCTCAGTTTGGATTTAAGCAAATTATCTTCAAAAAATAGAGAAAACTTACAGAAAGAAATCTCGAATATATTAAAAAAATATGGCTTATCCATCTAA
- a CDS encoding ParA family protein, with protein MEAQIEYSASEASKILKLEEREFLERAKSLKIPGIKSGRFKGSVLMKYFNVPEESEFDSTIIAISNQKGGEGKTTISLYLSEALALHCKVLLVDWDPQANVTQLYSKEDGPSIMDCLSYRGRKPLELSKIIKEITDTFHIVPSSLELANLTTPYERDDFELLSEALMPVRSSYEYIIIDCPPSLGLILENALIAADYVLVPIQTRAFSLQGIKDLYETISKIQKKANQRLKLLGAVLNQYESQKALAGLAEGIKKYFPVFETVIHRRESIPQAQAKMTPLAKIDQNTLKNFKELANELKEKLNVQKK; from the coding sequence ATGGAAGCTCAAATAGAATATAGTGCTAGCGAGGCATCCAAAATCTTAAAACTCGAAGAAAGGGAGTTTTTGGAAAGAGCTAAGAGTCTTAAAATACCTGGGATAAAATCAGGTAGATTTAAAGGCTCAGTGCTCATGAAGTACTTTAATGTTCCCGAAGAGTCTGAGTTTGATTCAACTATAATTGCCATCTCAAATCAGAAGGGCGGGGAGGGGAAAACTACTATCAGTCTCTATCTCTCTGAAGCCTTGGCCTTGCATTGCAAGGTTCTATTGGTTGATTGGGATCCACAAGCGAACGTAACTCAGTTGTATAGTAAGGAAGACGGACCTTCCATTATGGATTGTTTATCTTATCGAGGACGAAAACCTTTGGAATTGTCTAAAATCATTAAAGAGATTACGGACACTTTTCATATCGTACCCTCGAGTCTAGAATTGGCAAATTTAACTACTCCTTACGAAAGGGACGATTTTGAGTTACTCTCGGAGGCACTAATGCCAGTGAGATCGTCCTATGAATATATCATCATTGACTGTCCTCCCTCATTGGGATTGATTTTGGAGAATGCATTAATAGCAGCGGATTATGTTTTAGTTCCTATTCAAACGAGAGCATTTAGTTTACAAGGGATAAAGGATTTGTACGAAACAATTTCCAAAATCCAAAAAAAGGCAAACCAAAGGTTAAAACTATTGGGTGCAGTATTAAATCAATACGAATCTCAAAAGGCTTTAGCAGGTTTGGCAGAAGGCATAAAAAAATATTTTCCAGTTTTTGAAACCGTCATTCATCGGAGAGAATCGATTCCTCAGGCTCAAGCCAAGATGACTCCTCTCGCAAAAATTGATCAGAATACGCTGAAAAATTTTAAGGAATTGGCTAATGAATTAAAGGAGAAGTTAAATGTCCAAAAGAAGTGA
- a CDS encoding putative porin, which translates to MVLKKHKIIFIVLLLSLSQSSYSEVIWGPSLGRSGGEYVFETGNRFPNLSGIRGGSRISFTRDYTQFGFNVGYFEKNWEVRTKALTSGWNQTSGTARDEDFIMGSTSQEQTTQIATREWAYYDSAHVFSGTRNFADGIGKSTLRHDSIELFGRNYFQDASPDYWKQGSGFFLSSGFRYSYFKYIFYDVNQFIDSRPVFYGPIGIGLSMSNDLYEFFMGGGYRYSGDGYYFDFSFQPSIGRVKARDFHYQRSINFLSDNIGFGWQSTIEAGYLLNDSWLTYLKLEHRRFFSEGSFKARGGLTREDILANVSGGFKSHINIKDFNVELGVLNKVNWNAPKETD; encoded by the coding sequence ATGGTCCTGAAAAAACATAAGATAATATTCATTGTTTTGCTCTTGTCTCTATCCCAATCATCCTATTCGGAGGTAATCTGGGGTCCAAGCCTTGGCAGAAGCGGTGGAGAATATGTATTTGAAACGGGAAATCGATTCCCAAATCTCTCGGGTATCCGCGGAGGATCTCGAATATCTTTCACCCGAGATTATACACAGTTCGGATTTAACGTCGGATATTTTGAAAAAAATTGGGAAGTTAGGACAAAGGCATTAACTTCAGGATGGAATCAAACCTCCGGAACTGCCAGAGATGAAGACTTCATAATGGGATCCACCTCCCAGGAACAGACTACACAAATAGCTACTCGAGAATGGGCATACTATGATTCGGCCCATGTTTTTTCTGGAACACGGAATTTCGCTGACGGGATCGGCAAGTCCACCCTAAGGCATGATTCAATAGAATTGTTCGGTCGAAATTATTTTCAGGACGCAAGCCCAGATTATTGGAAACAAGGTAGTGGTTTCTTTTTAAGCAGTGGTTTTCGATATTCCTATTTTAAATATATTTTTTACGATGTAAATCAGTTCATTGACTCTCGTCCAGTCTTCTATGGACCCATAGGAATCGGCCTATCCATGTCAAATGACCTATACGAATTTTTTATGGGTGGCGGGTATCGATATTCGGGAGATGGCTATTATTTTGATTTCAGCTTTCAGCCCTCGATTGGAAGAGTTAAGGCAAGGGATTTTCATTACCAGAGATCCATTAATTTCCTTTCCGACAACATAGGCTTTGGCTGGCAGTCGACAATCGAGGCAGGTTATCTCTTGAACGATAGTTGGCTGACATACTTAAAATTGGAGCATAGACGGTTTTTTAGTGAAGGAAGTTTCAAGGCAAGAGGAGGTTTGACTAGAGAAGATATTCTCGCCAATGTATCTGGCGGTTTCAAATCTCACATAAATATCAAAGACTTCAATGTGGAGTTAGGTGTGTTAAACAAAGTTAACTGGAATGCGCCAAAAGAAACAGATTAA
- a CDS encoding M48 family metallopeptidase produces the protein MYPDLGYPYELRKSRGKSISLTIYPNNFIILRIPNRMPKNQVIEFLQERKSWVQAKFQDNKKHNPKRAEFKDGDLIPIFGKLRQVIHTKNQETKLSNTILYLNIKGIKSESGFRTRALSFLKNELLQIASPILTDALKQIGTKNYDLKIRKMRTLWGSCSSNHQISLNLGLIFCPMEVIKYVIVHEATHTKVFNHSTAFWHLLSALDKNFMKSEKWLKADRSKTLCYLL, from the coding sequence ATGTATCCTGATCTTGGTTACCCTTATGAATTGCGAAAAAGTAGAGGGAAAAGTATAAGTCTTACGATATACCCAAACAACTTTATTATTTTAAGAATTCCAAATAGAATGCCAAAAAACCAGGTGATTGAATTCTTACAGGAGAGAAAGTCTTGGGTACAAGCAAAATTCCAAGATAACAAAAAACACAATCCTAAGAGAGCAGAATTTAAAGATGGAGATTTAATACCTATTTTTGGGAAATTAAGGCAAGTAATACATACAAAAAATCAAGAAACAAAATTAAGCAATACCATACTCTACCTGAATATTAAAGGAATCAAATCAGAATCAGGTTTTAGAACTAGAGCCTTGTCATTTCTGAAGAATGAGCTTTTACAAATAGCCAGTCCCATTTTAACCGATGCTCTCAAACAAATTGGTACTAAAAACTACGATTTAAAGATTAGAAAAATGAGAACCCTTTGGGGAAGCTGTAGCTCTAATCACCAAATCTCTTTAAATCTTGGGCTAATTTTCTGCCCGATGGAAGTCATAAAGTATGTCATCGTTCACGAAGCAACACATACAAAAGTATTCAATCATTCGACAGCGTTCTGGCATTTATTGTCTGCACTAGATAAAAATTTTATGAAATCAGAAAAATGGCTTAAAGCAGATCGATCAAAAACACTTTGCTATCTACTGTGA
- a CDS encoding low molecular weight protein-tyrosine-phosphatase, with amino-acid sequence MNKIKILFVCLGNICRSPAAEASFTNLVKDCGLSNFFEIDSCGTSGYHDGELADPRTRLAAKKRNKEITHRSRKFLQRDLEIFDYILAMDKSNYAYLLKSVSSDTILNKIFLFRSFDKSDEYQEVPDPYYGTTKDFDEVQLIVEKASFCFLEFLKEKYPYLRQSI; translated from the coding sequence GTGAATAAAATCAAAATTTTATTTGTTTGTTTAGGCAATATCTGCCGATCACCTGCCGCCGAAGCAAGTTTTACAAACTTAGTGAAAGATTGCGGTCTCAGCAATTTTTTTGAGATAGATTCTTGCGGTACTTCTGGCTATCACGACGGAGAACTTGCAGACCCAAGAACTAGACTGGCAGCCAAAAAAAGAAATAAAGAAATTACACATCGATCGCGAAAATTCCTCCAAAGAGATTTGGAAATCTTTGACTATATCCTTGCGATGGACAAATCAAATTATGCATATCTATTGAAATCTGTTAGTTCAGATACAATATTAAATAAAATATTTTTATTCAGATCATTTGATAAATCTGATGAATACCAGGAAGTTCCTGATCCTTATTATGGAACCACAAAGGATTTTGATGAAGTTCAATTGATCGTGGAAAAAGCTTCTTTTTGTTTTCTTGAGTTCTTGAAAGAAAAATATCCCTATCTAAGGCAGAGTATATGA